The Deinococcus proteolyticus MRP genome includes a window with the following:
- the moaD gene encoding molybdopterin converting factor subunit 1: MTTPLTVQVLLFAHLSRQVPQPEFSVQLPAGATVRDLARQLQEQHGLDLSGCMAAVNENYAAPSTALQAGDEVAFLPPVAGGSGEPDSGPLTFAEVTAEPLSLQAAEQFLVRPRYGAQSYFVGTVRSPNRGQAVTLIEYEAYASMAQKVLHEAAAQARQRFGGEDGDLAVYLVHRVGRLQPAEASIVIGVGSPHRRAALEATDWLIEHVKAVIPVWKLEELEDGQRWVEGVSPAETL; the protein is encoded by the coding sequence ATGACCACGCCACTGACCGTTCAGGTGCTGCTGTTCGCCCATCTCAGCCGCCAGGTGCCGCAGCCCGAGTTCAGCGTGCAGCTGCCGGCCGGAGCCACCGTGCGCGACCTGGCGCGGCAGCTGCAAGAGCAGCATGGCCTGGACCTGAGCGGCTGTATGGCCGCCGTGAATGAGAACTACGCCGCGCCCAGCACTGCCCTGCAGGCCGGGGACGAGGTGGCATTCCTGCCGCCCGTGGCCGGCGGCTCAGGCGAGCCGGATTCCGGCCCGCTGACGTTTGCCGAGGTGACTGCCGAGCCGCTAAGCCTGCAGGCGGCCGAGCAGTTTCTGGTGCGTCCCCGCTACGGCGCGCAGAGCTACTTCGTGGGCACGGTGCGCTCGCCCAACCGGGGCCAGGCCGTAACCCTGATCGAGTACGAGGCGTACGCCAGCATGGCGCAGAAGGTGCTGCATGAGGCCGCCGCCCAGGCCCGCCAGCGCTTCGGCGGCGAGGACGGTGACCTGGCCGTGTACCTGGTTCACCGCGTGGGCCGCCTGCAACCGGCCGAGGCCAGCATTGTGATTGGAGTGGGGAGCCCCCACCGCCGCGCCGCCCTGGAAGCCACCGACTGGCTGATTGAGCATGTCAAGGCCGTGATTCCAGTGTGGAAGCTCGAAGAGCTGGAGGACGGGCAGCGCTGGGTGGAAGGGGTGAGCCCGGCAGAAACCCTGTAA
- a CDS encoding bile acid:sodium symporter family protein: MTLPADQPSASAPDRAQRLAVTLFPVLVLLSGLLGYLLPGTFRPLAPLIPWGLGLIMFFMGATLTLPDFARIARQPLIVAAGVAAQYVIMPLLAWAVARALNLPPELAAGVILLGCVPGGTASNVVTYLARGDVALSVSLTTASTLLAPLMTPLLTLWLMGEATEVGFTTLMVSILKTVLLPVVLGVTVRVFFARGTTAVQPLLPWLSTAAISLIVAVIVGGSAERLAAAGLLVLVAVVLHNGLGLLLGYLVGRMMGLNAAAQRTLAFEVGMQNSGLAASLSTLHFSPLAALPAAVAAVWHNLSGAVLAASFARQPLPEERRPGGTQRI, from the coding sequence ATGACGCTGCCTGCAGATCAGCCGAGCGCCTCCGCACCGGACCGCGCCCAGCGGCTGGCCGTCACGTTGTTTCCGGTCCTGGTGCTGCTCAGCGGGCTGCTGGGCTACCTGCTGCCAGGCACCTTCAGGCCGCTGGCTCCGCTGATTCCCTGGGGCCTGGGACTGATCATGTTTTTTATGGGAGCTACGCTCACACTGCCGGACTTTGCCCGCATTGCCCGGCAGCCGCTGATTGTCGCGGCCGGGGTGGCGGCCCAGTACGTCATCATGCCGCTGCTGGCCTGGGCCGTAGCGCGGGCGCTGAACCTGCCCCCCGAACTGGCCGCTGGGGTGATTCTGCTGGGCTGTGTCCCCGGAGGCACGGCGTCCAACGTGGTGACCTACCTGGCCCGCGGCGACGTGGCCCTGTCGGTGTCGCTGACCACGGCTTCGACCCTGCTGGCGCCCCTGATGACCCCGCTGCTGACACTGTGGCTGATGGGCGAGGCGACCGAGGTGGGGTTCACCACCCTGATGGTTTCTATCCTCAAGACGGTACTGCTGCCGGTCGTTCTGGGTGTGACGGTGCGGGTGTTCTTTGCGCGGGGCACCACAGCAGTGCAGCCGCTGCTGCCCTGGCTGTCTACAGCGGCCATCAGTCTGATTGTGGCGGTGATTGTGGGCGGTTCGGCCGAGCGGCTGGCGGCGGCGGGCCTGCTGGTGCTGGTCGCGGTGGTCCTGCACAACGGCCTGGGTCTGCTGCTGGGCTACCTGGTAGGCCGGATGATGGGCCTGAATGCCGCCGCGCAGCGTACGCTGGCGTTCGAGGTAGGAATGCAGAACTCAGGCCTGGCCGCCTCGCTGTCCACGCTGCACTTCTCGCCGCTGGCCGCTCTGCCTGCCGCTGTAGCAGCGGTGTGGCACAACCTCTCGGGAGCGGTGCTGGCTGCCAGCTTTGCACGCCAGCCGCTGCCGGAGGAACGACGCCCAGGCGGGACGCAGCGGATTTAG
- a CDS encoding IS1 family transposase (programmed frameshift) yields MPECPACQSTHTVKNGKAKNGTQTYLCKGCGRRFHPEARPIAHSEATRQQILDAVHERMSLRGVQRVFGVHRNTVIRWNKKGAREVMQTGTVCMTPPEEVVIELDEMWTFVAKKKQTRWIWIALERSTRRVLAWVLGDRSEQTAFKLWERLPLSLEQRLKGTFCTDLWRAYDEPLLGVKRLTRKGETNHVERLNCTLRQRLGRLVRKSLSFSKTDEMLEASLTLAFHRYNLSR; encoded by the exons ATGCCGGAGTGCCCAGCCTGTCAAAGCACACACACTGTCAAAAATGGGAAGGCCAAAAATGGCACCCAGACCTACTTATGTAAGGGTTGTGGCCGTCGTTTCCACCCGGAGGCCCGCCCTATAGCGCACAGTGAAGCGACCCGGCAACAAATTCTTGATGCTGTCCACGAGCGGATGAGTCTGAGAGGAGTACAGCGCGTCTTTGGTGTTCACCGCAACACCGTGATCCGGTGGA ATAAAAAAGGGGCCCGTGAAGTGATGCAGACTGGTACAGTCTGCATGACACCTCCAGAAGAAGTGGTCATTGAGCTGGATGAAATGTGGACCTTCGTTGCCAAGAAAAAACAGACGAGGTGGATCTGGATTGCCCTGGAGCGCAGCACCCGCAGGGTGCTGGCCTGGGTATTGGGTGACCGCAGTGAGCAAACAGCGTTCAAGCTCTGGGAACGCTTACCATTGTCCCTTGAGCAGCGACTGAAAGGGACGTTTTGCACCGATCTGTGGCGAGCCTACGATGAACCGCTCTTGGGGGTAAAGCGGCTAACCCGGAAGGGAGAAACGAATCATGTCGAACGATTGAACTGCACGCTGAGACAGCGGCTGGGTCGGCTTGTTCGTAAGTCGTTGTCTTTCTCGAAGACGGACGAAATGCTCGAAGCCAGCCTGACTCTGGCCTTCCACCGATACAACTTGTCACGTTGA
- the ptsG gene encoding glucose-specific PTS transporter subunit IIBC, with product MTHTPTAQTSAAPPPPSQKKSAFSRLQEIGKALMLPVAVLPAAGILLGLGAALNDQSYTWYNSIPEWLHFVGKLMVGASDVIFGNLPIIFAMGVAVGLSGGAGVAALAALVGFLVMNSTMSAWLGLGDAAAFDAAKAAQPGGYANVLGIPTLQTGVFGGIIMGILASWLYNRYKDIQLPQFLGFFAGRRFVPIVTAASAIFLGIALTYLWPPIQQALNAFSNFAVHEQPTLAAGLFGFVNRLLIPFGLHHIWYQPFWYIAGDWTNPATGEVVQGDMTRYLAGDKSAGTFMTGFFPIMGYALPAAALAIYQEARPERKAAVGGIMVSAALTSFLTGITEPIEFAFMFVAPVLYVFHAAMTGLSFSLMHLFNIHAGFTFSGGFIDYMLLWPKSTNAILVPLFGLAFAAIYYVVFRFLIRKMNLATPGREVEDVAAAAAGPVVVPAGEREEAVEILRAFGGPANIANLDACITRLRVTVNDKSQVSKARLQQLGAAGVLEVGNSVQAVYGTRSDRIKETMQQVIAQGEYTDAAPAAVGQPVAAPVAAPATAPAPQPVPTQDPVSASHPGLPRDWVMPLSGRLVPLSAVPDEVFSGGMMGQGFAIEPDSGEVRSPVTGEVVTLFPTHHAIGLRADNGLEVLIHVGIDTVNLQGEGFVPLIKQGDRVTAGQTLLRADLDAIRGRVPSLVTPVLFTNLDDSQRVEVDGAGQVRIH from the coding sequence ATGACCCACACCCCCACGGCGCAGACCTCTGCCGCCCCGCCCCCACCCAGCCAGAAAAAGAGCGCCTTTAGCCGCCTGCAGGAAATCGGCAAGGCACTGATGCTGCCGGTGGCTGTGCTGCCCGCTGCCGGTATCCTGCTGGGCCTGGGCGCGGCCCTGAACGACCAGTCCTACACCTGGTACAACTCCATTCCCGAGTGGCTGCACTTCGTGGGCAAGCTGATGGTGGGCGCCTCCGACGTCATTTTCGGCAACCTGCCTATCATCTTCGCCATGGGTGTGGCCGTGGGCCTCAGCGGCGGCGCCGGCGTGGCCGCTCTGGCCGCACTGGTGGGCTTCTTGGTGATGAACTCCACCATGAGCGCCTGGCTGGGCCTGGGCGACGCCGCCGCCTTCGACGCCGCCAAGGCCGCGCAGCCGGGCGGTTATGCCAACGTGCTGGGCATTCCCACCCTGCAGACCGGCGTGTTCGGCGGCATCATAATGGGGATTCTGGCGTCCTGGCTGTACAACCGCTACAAGGACATTCAGCTGCCTCAGTTCCTGGGATTCTTCGCAGGCCGCCGCTTCGTGCCGATCGTGACGGCCGCTTCGGCCATCTTCCTGGGGATTGCGCTCACCTACCTGTGGCCGCCTATTCAGCAGGCACTGAACGCCTTTTCCAACTTTGCTGTGCACGAGCAGCCCACCCTGGCCGCCGGCCTGTTCGGTTTCGTGAACCGCCTGCTGATTCCGTTCGGTCTGCACCACATCTGGTATCAGCCGTTTTGGTACATCGCGGGCGACTGGACCAACCCCGCGACCGGCGAAGTGGTGCAGGGCGACATGACCCGTTACCTGGCCGGCGACAAATCGGCCGGCACCTTCATGACCGGCTTTTTCCCCATCATGGGCTACGCGCTGCCGGCCGCCGCGCTCGCCATCTATCAGGAAGCCCGGCCTGAGCGCAAGGCGGCTGTGGGCGGCATCATGGTGTCGGCGGCGCTGACCTCCTTTCTGACCGGTATCACCGAGCCGATTGAGTTCGCGTTCATGTTCGTGGCTCCGGTGCTGTACGTGTTCCACGCTGCCATGACCGGCCTGAGCTTCTCGCTGATGCACCTGTTCAATATCCACGCCGGCTTTACCTTCTCGGGCGGCTTTATCGACTACATGTTGCTGTGGCCCAAGAGCACCAACGCCATTCTGGTGCCGCTGTTCGGCCTCGCCTTTGCCGCGATCTACTACGTGGTGTTCCGCTTCCTGATTCGCAAGATGAATCTGGCGACCCCTGGCCGCGAAGTCGAAGATGTGGCTGCGGCTGCCGCTGGTCCTGTGGTGGTTCCGGCGGGCGAGCGCGAAGAAGCCGTGGAAATCCTGCGCGCCTTCGGTGGCCCGGCCAACATCGCCAACCTAGACGCCTGCATTACCCGCCTGCGCGTGACCGTGAACGACAAGTCGCAGGTGAGCAAGGCCCGCTTGCAGCAGCTTGGCGCCGCCGGCGTGCTGGAGGTCGGCAACTCGGTGCAGGCCGTGTACGGCACCCGCTCCGACCGCATCAAGGAAACCATGCAGCAGGTGATTGCCCAGGGTGAATACACCGATGCCGCTCCCGCTGCGGTGGGCCAGCCGGTTGCCGCTCCGGTCGCTGCTCCTGCCACGGCCCCCGCACCCCAGCCGGTGCCCACCCAGGACCCGGTCAGTGCCTCGCACCCTGGCCTGCCCCGCGACTGGGTGATGCCCCTGAGCGGCCGCCTGGTGCCCCTGAGCGCCGTGCCCGACGAGGTGTTCAGCGGCGGCATGATGGGTCAGGGCTTTGCCATCGAGCCCGACAGCGGCGAAGTGCGCAGCCCCGTGACCGGCGAAGTGGTGACGCTGTTCCCCACCCATCACGCCATCGGCCTGCGCGCCGACAACGGCCTGGAAGTGCTGATCCATGTGGGTATCGACACCGTGAACCTGCAGGGTGAGGGCTTTGTCCCGCTGATCAAGCAGGGCGACCGTGTCACGGCCGGACAGACACTGCTGCGCGCCGACCTGGACGCCATTCGCGGCCGGGTGCCCAGCCTGGTGACGCCGGTCCTGTTTACCAATCTGGACGACAGCCAGCGCGTGGAAGTGGACGGTGCAGGCCAGGTCCGCATCCACTGA
- a CDS encoding HPr family phosphocarrier protein — translation MEQNFIVTDEHGLHARPASAVVKAATPFAADLKLVAGEKAVNLKSLMSVLSMGLTKGSAFTLRAEGDDAQQALDTVGQALVDQGLAQRA, via the coding sequence ATGGAACAGAACTTTATCGTGACCGACGAACACGGCCTGCACGCCCGCCCCGCCTCGGCAGTGGTGAAGGCAGCCACGCCCTTCGCGGCCGACTTGAAGCTGGTGGCCGGCGAGAAGGCCGTGAACCTCAAGAGCCTGATGAGTGTGCTGAGCATGGGCCTGACCAAAGGCAGTGCCTTTACGCTGCGCGCCGAAGGCGATGACGCCCAGCAGGCCCTGGATACCGTGGGGCAGGCGCTGGTGGACCAGGGTCTGGCGCAGCGTGCCTGA
- the ptsP gene encoding phosphoenolpyruvate--protein phosphotransferase encodes MPELLPNEQASTRSPAQEATALDVARRLTGIAASPGLGIGPAFVLRPPDLTFQAQTEGADAAEQQARFAGALEKSRAELSEVRERTAEKLGEEHAEIFDAHLLMLDDPELLEQVAAGLQQGQSAETALSQVSDSFIAVFETMDDEYMRERAADLRDVRNRVLAHLLGRPLTSLGDLREPAVLVAHDLTPSDTAALDRQLVRGIVTAVGGRTSHSAIMARGLGLPAVVGAGEAALTIESGTPLIVDGELGRVLVEPGESALTEAQSRAQVYAARRERLLALVGTEGRTRDGERVELAANIGSPGDLPIALEYGAEGVGLYRTEFLYMAGDRLPTEEEQFAAYRQVLEGMGEKPVIIRTLDIGGDKAASYLNLPAEDNPFLGFRAIRLCLARPDIFRVQLRALLRASAHGNLKIMFPMVATLEEFRQARALLEEERAKLQAEGVPVAEHIPLGMMIEVPAAAVLAETFAREAEFFSVGSNDLIGYAMAADRMNEQVSGLYQPLNPSVLKMIALTCEGARKHGRWVGVCGEMAGDRLAMPLLVGMGVTELSMSAPALLSRREQLLNLDLSQAREVAAEALTLGTAAEVEALVHRAYGEAVAAPATASQ; translated from the coding sequence GTGCCTGAGCTGCTTCCCAACGAGCAGGCCAGCACCCGCAGCCCAGCGCAGGAAGCCACCGCGCTGGATGTGGCCCGCCGCCTGACCGGGATTGCCGCTTCTCCGGGCCTGGGTATCGGGCCGGCCTTCGTGCTGCGCCCGCCGGACCTGACCTTTCAGGCGCAGACCGAAGGAGCCGACGCGGCCGAACAGCAGGCCCGCTTTGCCGGGGCCCTGGAAAAAAGCCGCGCCGAGCTCAGCGAAGTGCGGGAGCGTACTGCCGAGAAGCTGGGCGAAGAGCACGCCGAGATTTTCGACGCTCACCTGCTGATGCTGGACGACCCCGAACTGCTGGAGCAGGTGGCCGCTGGGCTGCAGCAGGGCCAGAGCGCCGAAACCGCGCTGAGCCAGGTCTCCGACAGCTTCATTGCCGTGTTTGAGACGATGGACGACGAGTACATGCGCGAGCGGGCTGCCGACCTGCGCGATGTCCGCAACCGCGTGCTGGCGCACCTGCTGGGCCGTCCGCTGACTTCGCTGGGTGACCTGCGCGAGCCCGCCGTACTGGTGGCCCATGACCTGACCCCCAGTGACACCGCTGCGCTGGACCGCCAGCTGGTGCGCGGCATCGTCACGGCGGTGGGCGGGCGCACCAGTCACTCGGCCATCATGGCGCGGGGGCTGGGGCTGCCGGCGGTGGTGGGTGCCGGCGAGGCCGCGCTGACCATAGAGTCGGGCACGCCGCTGATCGTGGACGGCGAACTGGGCCGCGTGCTGGTGGAACCGGGCGAAAGTGCCCTGACCGAAGCCCAGAGCCGCGCCCAGGTCTATGCCGCACGCCGCGAGCGTCTGCTGGCACTGGTGGGCACCGAGGGCCGCACCCGCGACGGCGAGCGCGTTGAGCTGGCCGCCAACATCGGCAGCCCCGGCGACCTGCCGATTGCGCTGGAATACGGCGCCGAGGGCGTGGGGCTGTACCGCACCGAATTCCTGTATATGGCTGGGGACCGCCTGCCCACCGAGGAAGAGCAGTTCGCCGCCTACCGGCAGGTGCTGGAAGGTATGGGCGAAAAGCCGGTCATTATCCGCACGCTGGACATCGGCGGAGACAAGGCTGCGTCCTATCTGAACCTGCCTGCCGAGGACAACCCTTTCCTGGGCTTCCGGGCCATTCGGCTGTGCCTGGCGCGGCCCGACATCTTCCGGGTGCAGCTGCGTGCTCTGCTGCGGGCCAGCGCGCACGGCAATCTCAAAATCATGTTCCCGATGGTGGCGACCCTGGAGGAGTTCCGCCAGGCCCGCGCCCTGCTGGAAGAGGAGCGCGCCAAGTTGCAGGCCGAGGGCGTGCCGGTCGCCGAGCATATTCCGCTGGGCATGATGATTGAGGTGCCCGCCGCTGCGGTGCTGGCCGAAACCTTTGCCCGCGAGGCCGAGTTCTTCTCGGTGGGCAGTAACGACCTGATCGGCTATGCGATGGCCGCCGACCGCATGAACGAGCAGGTGTCGGGTCTGTATCAGCCGCTGAACCCCAGCGTGCTGAAGATGATTGCCCTGACTTGCGAGGGCGCCCGCAAGCACGGCCGCTGGGTGGGCGTGTGCGGCGAGATGGCCGGCGACCGTCTGGCGATGCCGCTGCTGGTGGGCATGGGCGTGACCGAGCTGAGCATGAGCGCTCCTGCGCTGCTTTCGCGGCGCGAACAGCTCCTGAACCTGGACCTGTCCCAGGCCCGTGAGGTGGCCGCCGAGGCGCTGACCCTGGGCACCGCCGCCGAGGTGGAAGCCCTGGTGCACCGGGCGTACGGCGAAGCGGTGGCCGCGCCGGCGACTGCCAGCCAATGA